A stretch of Cyanobacterium sp. HL-69 DNA encodes these proteins:
- the aroH gene encoding chorismate mutase AroH, with protein MSPMWKVRAIRGATTAQSNTIDAMRDAISELMMEIETRNQLDYDDVISVIFTATPDLDIAFPAAIARERPHWANVPLLDLQQMKVEGSLERCIRVLIYFNTTKPPSEIYHPYLRKAQNLRPDWSLAQFSRY; from the coding sequence ATGTCACCCATGTGGAAAGTACGGGCAATTAGAGGGGCAACTACAGCCCAGAGTAATACTATTGATGCCATGAGAGATGCTATCAGTGAGTTGATGATGGAAATTGAGACTCGCAATCAACTTGATTATGATGATGTCATTAGTGTTATTTTTACTGCTACCCCTGATTTAGATATAGCCTTCCCCGCTGCGATCGCAAGGGAGCGCCCCCACTGGGCTAATGTACCCCTCCTCGACTTACAACAAATGAAAGTAGAAGGTAGCCTAGAGCGTTGTATTAGAGTTTTAATTTACTTCAATACCACCAAACCTCCTAGCGAAATTTATCACCCTTATTTACGCAAAGCCCAAAATTTGCGCCCTGATTGGAGTTTGGCTCAATTTTCCAGATATTAA